TACGGAGTCAGAGTAACTGGCTGCACCGTTCACTTTGTCGATGAAGGCATGGATACCGGCCCCATCATCCTGCAGAAGACGGTTCCAGTGTACGACGATGATACGCCCGAACGGCTACACGCCCGGATCCAGGAGTTGGAACGCGAAGCCTACCCGGAGGCGCTCTCCTGGTTAGCCGATGATCGGCTCCGTATCGAAGGCCGCCGCGTATTTGTTCGCCCGGCTGACGTCCAGAGCGAATCTCCAAATTCCTGAGACAACTTCCGATTTCTGTCGGCAGAAAAATTCTATCTAAGTAGGAAGGCGACTGCCGATGTCTGCTGTCCAATTCAGTTTAGCCGGTTGCCACGGCCAGAGCGCGGTCAAGCCGGTCGATGAGGTCGGCAGGCTCTTCCTGTCCGACGGAGATTCGCAGCAGCCATCGCGATACGCCGCAGGCTTCCGCCCAGTCCAGTTCGTCGTAGTGTGCGAGTAGCGTAAACGGGCAACACAAGGTGAATGTGGTTCCCAAATTCGGCCCTTTGCAGAGTTCGACGGCATTGTAAAAGCGGGCGCTCGTGCGCGCCGGATCGCGCAAAACGAATGAGAAGAGGCCGCCAAATCCTTCGTTCGGCCGGCGGAAGCGGTCAAACCGATCCCGATCTTGGAACGCCGGGTAATAGACCGTCTCGACCGCTGGGTGATTCCTCAGCCAATCGGCGAGGCGGAGAGCGGATTCGCTGGATTTCCGGATTCGCTGGTCGGCATCGCGGGAGAGGTCTTCGGCCACCACCACGGAGCCGCCCCAGATCACATCGTCGGCCTCTTCCTCAAGCAATTCGCGGAGAAGAGGCGCAAAAGCGCTCGCGGGGTTGATCACCAACGAACCGAGCATCACGTCGCCCCGGCCGGTGAACCACTTGGTGAGGCTGGTCACGAGCACATCTGCGGTCCGAAGCAGGTCGACATTCGTCCACATCGCGATGGTGTCATCGATGATGATGGGGAATCGATGTCGATCGGCGATGCGGCGAAGGGCTTCGAGGTCTGTGCTGATCAGGACGGGGTTCGAGGGAAACTCACAAAAGAGGGCCGCTGGCGCCTCGCCTTGACATTCCTCTGCCAGCTGCGCGACGTCAGTCGCGTCGGCTCGTGGGAGGAACAGATGGGGCGACCCAAAATCCTGGATGATTTTAAGCGTGTCGACGTAGGGAAATCCGAATTGCACGATACACCGCCCGGGGGCCATCCGCTGCACAACGCGGAAGAGCGTGTAGATAGCGGACATTCCGCAGGAGAACAGTCGAACATCGCTCTCTCGAACACCAAGGGCGCGGGCGATTCGCTCGCGGATGATTCTTTCCGCCGCATCGCTCGGCGGTTCGGATTCCCCCTCAAGAAGGGCCTGCGCCTGGCGGGATGAAAGGCCCTCTCCTGTATGGCGCCAATATTTGAGCGCCCACGTCGTGGCCTCGAGCGGAAACACCACAGCGAACACCCCGCGCCATGGTTTGACCTTTACTGCAGAACCGCTCCAGCGACCGACCTGATGGGCGCAGCGTAAAGCCGCCTGCTCTGCGCGGTACAGGTGGCAGTCTTCGCCCTCGGCGCAAACTTCCCTCTTCGCCTCGAGAAAAAGGGTACGGCAGGCTGGCGGAATGACGAAACGCGGATAGCCCGCCTTCAGTTTGTCAATCACCCGAGGCCTTTTCTCCTCGTAGTCGATGACATCCTGCCAGGTTGGCAGGCAGACGGAATTGGCGTGCGGCAGGTCGGGCATGGGGGCGCCCAGGTCTTCCGGGCGGCAAAGGGGAAATCGGAGCAAATCGCGTGGCGAATTCATCGCGTTTCGAGATGGGTCCGTTCCAACATTCGCTTCAACTCCGCCTCCACTCGCGCCTTTTCCGCATCAGACATCTTTAGAATTTCCTGAAGACCGAGCGCGAGATGGGGAATGTAGGTTTCGATATAGCTGCGTTTACGCGCGGCTTCGAGGTCCCTCTGGCGGCGCTTCAGAAAAACAGCCAGCCGGCGCCCGCACTCCTGAAGGGCCAAGGTCATTTCTGACAGGATTTCGTCGTAAGAGGCGATTGCGTCTTTGCTTTCGCTGGTGAAGGGGACCCAAACGCTCGCCATGTGGACGATGAGAACGACCGGGCCAAGCGGCAGCGCACCCTTGGGTTGGTTGAGGCCATAGGATTTCCAATTGACCCCGACCACCGCCTTTGTAATGGCACAAGCGCCAGGCTGATAGAGCAGCGGGACCCGGTTGGCAAACCTCAGGAGGCGAATCGGCTCCTCGTGCCCAAACTCGCCATGGGGATCCGATTCCCCGGGCCGCGCATAAGCCAGACCTGCCTCGATCTGGAATGGATTGCCCCGGTAGACGGCCGGTTCCCGTGTCACCGCTGTGTAAAAGTCCGCCTCGATTTCTTTCTGCAAACCGGCGAGGATCTGTGCCTCGCCGATGGGAGACAGGCAATCCGTTGGCGGCCGCATCAGTTTCGTCTCTTGGATCGCCTTGTATAAGGCCTGGACCTCGTGCGGCGGGATCCGCGCAGGGTTCGTCCGGGGATCGAGTCCTGCACGCTGGCAGATTTGCAACGCGGTTTGCTCACTGACGCGCGAGAAATCCGAGGCCAGCGCCGAGCGCAGCGTTCGGGCTTCCGTGTCTTTCAACATCTGCATCAAAAGGCCCAGTTCGACGCCGTGCGGGTGAGGCATGATTTCGCGCGGGATTTTCGGTAGCTCGTCAACCGCGCGCCGATACGTCAGCACGGTGCGCTGCGGGCTGGCGCCAGCGTCCGGCCGGGCGGGATCCGCTTTCGGCTTGAGCGTCAATCGATAGTGCAACGTCAGGTGTGGGTTGACGATCGCGCATTGCTTGAGAAATTCGTCGACCGATTGCTTGCCGCGCTGGTACTGGGCTTCCATTTCGATGGAGACTGACGTGCCATGCTCGTACACGCGCATTTCCCCGGCCGGGTTCCCTTCGGCGTCGACGTCTTGAAAGGCCGGCCTCCATTCGGTGGTCTCGTCGGACAGGATCACCGGCTTGTTGGCCCTTGTATCGATTTGCACCGCCATCCGATGGGCCAGTTTGCCCGACCGAATCTTGGAAAGAATCTGCACGGCGGATCCGGTGGTCAGTTGTCCATACATGCCTGCGGCGCTGATGCCGATACCCTGCTGGCCGCGCGACATGCGCAAGCGATGGAATTTGGACCCGTACAGCAACTTCGCGAAAATTTTCGGAATCTGCTGTTTGACGATGCCCGGACCATTGTCCGTCACTGTCACTCGAAACCGGTTGTCGGCGAGCTGATCGACCTCGACCAATATCTCGGGGAAAATCCCCGCCTCCTCACAAGCGTCCAGTGAGTTATCCACTGCTTCTTTTACGGCCGTCAGCAGAGCCCGGCGGGGAGAGTCAAAGCCGAGCAGATGGCGGTTTTTCAGAAAAAATTCGGAAACGGAAATGTCCCGCTGGCGAGCCGCCATCGATTCGGCCGTCTCGGGGGCCGGAGGATTCGCGGTACGCCTCGTCCGAGACGGCGACGAGCCTGACTGGTCCTCACGTTTCATCGGCTCGGAAACGTAGTGGGAAACGGGCGGGTTTTCACTTCAAAAGCGATCTATCGGCAGGACCTGCTTCCGGGCGATCCGGCTTCGGGCCGGGCCGGAACGGAAGTCGCTTCTGGATCACGCGGCGGTCGCTTTCGGTGAACACCAGGAACCAGAAACACGCGGAGAAGCCGAGCAGCAGGAGAAAGACGACCGCTAGTTTCATCCACAACGAGTCGGGTACGGTCACCAGTGCCAATGCTGCAAGGCACAACGCGGCCGCTGCGCCAATCCGACAGAATTCCCGCCCGCATCCGCGGGCGCGAGCGCCGGCGAGCCAGGCCGTCGCGCCGAATTCCGCGGCGGCTCGCAAAAGCCAGGTCGCAGCGGCCCCCTCGATCCCGAAACCGTGGATCAGCAGGCCGGCCAACGCCAGGTAGATCGGCAGTTCGACCGCGTGCAGCTTGGCTGTAAGGTCCGGGCGCCCGATGCCCTGCAGGAACGAGGCGGGCACAAACGCGAGGGAGTGCAGCAAAATGCCCGCTGCCAACCATCGCATAACCGGCGCGCTCCGCAGCCCATATTCCGGCCCCAGCCACAGCGCCAGTCCTTCGGGGGCGAAGGCAACCAGAATCAACGTGGCTGGAAACATTAGCGCCAGGAGCAGGCGGACGCTTTGAGCCATCAGCCCGCCTGTTCCGGCCGGATCCGAACGATATTCCGCCGCAAATGCCGGAAACAAGACCGAGACCCAAGCGCGGGGAAAAATTAAAAGTTTCACAACGATTTCCGCAGACGTCGCATAAAACGCCACGTCCGACACGGCGCGGATCGCTCCGATCAAAAAGCGATCGATGTGGACCATCAACGGCTGCACGATGTTTGACACCGTCATCCAGCCGCCGAAGGAAAGAAGCCGGGGGGCGCCCTGCCGATCAAACGCCCAGGCGGAACGGACGCCAGGCACGTACCGAAGACAGGCAGCGAAGTACA
This window of the Kiritimatiellia bacterium genome carries:
- a CDS encoding phosphoribosylglycinamide formyltransferase; the encoded protein is YGVRVTGCTVHFVDEGMDTGPIILQKTVPVYDDDTPERLHARIQELEREAYPEALSWLADDRLRIEGRRVFVRPADVQSESPNS
- a CDS encoding PLP-dependent transferase, whose translation is MNSPRDLLRFPLCRPEDLGAPMPDLPHANSVCLPTWQDVIDYEEKRPRVIDKLKAGYPRFVIPPACRTLFLEAKREVCAEGEDCHLYRAEQAALRCAHQVGRWSGSAVKVKPWRGVFAVVFPLEATTWALKYWRHTGEGLSSRQAQALLEGESEPPSDAAERIIRERIARALGVRESDVRLFSCGMSAIYTLFRVVQRMAPGRCIVQFGFPYVDTLKIIQDFGSPHLFLPRADATDVAQLAEECQGEAPAALFCEFPSNPVLISTDLEALRRIADRHRFPIIIDDTIAMWTNVDLLRTADVLVTSLTKWFTGRGDVMLGSLVINPASAFAPLLRELLEEEADDVIWGGSVVVAEDLSRDADQRIRKSSESALRLADWLRNHPAVETVYYPAFQDRDRFDRFRRPNEGFGGLFSFVLRDPARTSARFYNAVELCKGPNLGTTFTLCCPFTLLAHYDELDWAEACGVSRWLLRISVGQEEPADLIDRLDRALAVATG
- a CDS encoding DNA topoisomerase VI subunit B, coding for MKREDQSGSSPSRTRRTANPPAPETAESMAARQRDISVSEFFLKNRHLLGFDSPRRALLTAVKEAVDNSLDACEEAGIFPEILVEVDQLADNRFRVTVTDNGPGIVKQQIPKIFAKLLYGSKFHRLRMSRGQQGIGISAAGMYGQLTTGSAVQILSKIRSGKLAHRMAVQIDTRANKPVILSDETTEWRPAFQDVDAEGNPAGEMRVYEHGTSVSIEMEAQYQRGKQSVDEFLKQCAIVNPHLTLHYRLTLKPKADPARPDAGASPQRTVLTYRRAVDELPKIPREIMPHPHGVELGLLMQMLKDTEARTLRSALASDFSRVSEQTALQICQRAGLDPRTNPARIPPHEVQALYKAIQETKLMRPPTDCLSPIGEAQILAGLQKEIEADFYTAVTREPAVYRGNPFQIEAGLAYARPGESDPHGEFGHEEPIRLLRFANRVPLLYQPGACAITKAVVGVNWKSYGLNQPKGALPLGPVVLIVHMASVWVPFTSESKDAIASYDEILSEMTLALQECGRRLAVFLKRRQRDLEAARKRSYIETYIPHLALGLQEILKMSDAEKARVEAELKRMLERTHLETR
- a CDS encoding flippase; translated protein: MDNGTTSVRRRQLARHTVWNLIGLCAPMLIALVAIPLLIRGLGNERFGLLSLIWMVVGYFSIFDLGLGRALTRTVAEKLEHAPAEVPAAFWTAMMMMLGLGAAAGALVYAASPWLVEDVLTIDPPLQPESLRSFRSVALALPLLVTVTGLIGALEACRKFPLINLIRMPMGAYTFAGPLLVLPFRQDLLAVVWVLLAGRIVEWLLYFAACLRYVPGVRSAWAFDRQGAPRLLSFGGWMTVSNIVQPLMVHIDRFLIGAIRAVSDVAFYATSAEIVVKLLIFPRAWVSVLFPAFAAEYRSDPAGTGGLMAQSVRLLLALMFPATLILVAFAPEGLALWLGPEYGLRSAPVMRWLAAGILLHSLAFVPASFLQGIGRPDLTAKLHAVELPIYLALAGLLIHGFGIEGAAATWLLRAAAEFGATAWLAGARARGCGREFCRIGAAAALCLAALALVTVPDSLWMKLAVVFLLLLGFSACFWFLVFTESDRRVIQKRLPFRPGPKPDRPEAGPADRSLLK